Sequence from the Streptomyces sp. NBC_00358 genome:
CCATCGGGCCCGAGATCGACGACGGCTCGGTGGTGTATCTGCTGGCCAAGCCACTGAAGCGGCCCACGATCATCTTCACCAAGCTGATCGTCGCGATCGCCGTCACCATGGCCTTCTCGGCGGTGCCGACCTTCATCGCGGGCATGATCCTCAACGGCAACGGCCAGCAGATCGCCGTCGCCTACACCGTGGCCGCCCTGGTCGCCTCGATCGCCTACGCCGCGATGTTCCTGCTCCTCGGGACCGTGACCCGGCACGCCGTGGTCTTCGGACTCGTCTACGCGCTCGTCTGGGAAGCCCTGTTCGGGTCCCTGGTGTCCGGCGCGCGCACGCTCAGCGTCCAGCAGTGGGCGCTCGCCGTGGCCCACAAGGTGACCGGCGGCGAACTGGTCACCTCGGACGTGAGCCTGCCGACCGCGACGGTCCTGCTGGTCGTGGTCACCGTCCTCGCCACCTGGTACGCGGGACAGCGGCTGCGGTCGCTGACGCTGGCCGGCGAGGAGTGAGCAGGGCTCCCCGCGCGCGTGCCGGCTGGTGGGCGGCACGCGCCCGGGGAGCCCCCTTTTTTCTTGACATCGGCTTCATCCCCGTCCGGGCACACTGACCGAACGGGGACGCGCGGCCAGGAGGAACGGGGATGGCAACCGAGGAACCACGGGGTGACGGCCGCGAACAGGCCGGAAACGGATCCGGGGGCGGACCGGGGGACGAACACGGGGACACGGCCCGGGAACCGTGGGACGACCTCGTGCTCGACGAGAACTTCGTACGGTCCGCCGAGACGACCGAACCGTCGGCCCGCGCGCGCATGCTCGCCGCCCGGTGGCGCGAAGGCGGACCCGATCCACAGCCCTGGCGCTCGGACGAGCCGCCGGCGGGATGGTTCTTCAGCAAGGGGCGCCGGCGCAGATGGCGCCGCAAGTGACGCCCCGCGGAGACCGCCTTTAATCAGTGGCGCCCAAGTCGGCCCACGGGCACAGTGGTTGTGTCCACGCCGCGCACAAAGCCGGCGCCACATTCTGGGAGAGGAGCGCGACGATGTTCATCAGGAGCAGTACGTCGAGCTCCCGACAGGGCAGCCCGCGGCAGGTTCCGGAGTAGTTACCCCTCCGCCGAACCCGCTCGCAGGGGGAGTTGCCCGGGGCGGCCGCTTCGAGCGCGCGTCACCGCGCGGGCCGCCCACCCGGAGGATTGGCCGAGTGGAAAGGCACCGGCTTGCTAAGCCGTGGTCGGGGGTGAAACCCCGCGCGCGTTCGACCCGCGCATCCTCCGCAAGACGTGGAACCGTCGTAGGACCTGGCACCGCCGCAAGAGGCGCAACCGCCCCGGCAGACGTGACCGGCGACCCGGTAACGGCTACGACCGCGCCAGCAACCGCTCCAGCACCACCGCGATGCCGTCCTCATCGTTCGAGGACGTCACCTCGTCAGCGATCGTCTTGAGATCGTCATGGGCGTTGGCCATGGCCACCCCGCGCGCCGCCCACACGAACATCGGCAGATCGTTCGGCATGTCACCGAAGGCGATGGTGTCCGCCGCCTTGACGCCCAGGCGCCGGGCCGCCAAGGACAGCCCCGTCGCCTTGGAGAGGCCGAGGGGGAGCAGCTCCACGATCCCCGCGCCCGCCATCGTGACACCGACGAGCCCGCCCGCGACCTCCATCGCCACCGCCGCGAGCTCGTCGTCGGAGAGCGTCGGATGCTGGACGTACACCTTGTTCAGAGGAGCCGACCACAGGTCGGCGGCGTCCTTGAGCGGGACGACCGGGAGCGCGCCGTCCCGTCTCCGGTAACCGGGGCCGACGAGCACCTCGCCGTCGAGCCCGTCGCGGCTCGCGGCCAACAGAAGCGGCCCGACCTCAGCCTCGATCTTGGCGAGCGCGAGACCGGCCAGCTGGCGGTCCAGCGTCACCGAGGTCAGCAGCCGGTGCTCCCCCGCGTCGTAGACCTGCGCGCCCTGACCGCAGACCGCCAGGCCCCGATAGCCGAGGTCGTCGAGGATGTGCCGCGTCCAGGGCACCGCGCGCCCCGTGACGACGATGTGGGCCGCGCCCGCCGCGGTCACCGCGGCGAGTGCGTCCCGTGTACGCGCCGAGACCGTCTCGTCGGAACGCAGCAGCGTCCCGTCGAGATCGGTCGCGACGAGCTTGTACGGGAACGCCCCCGGCCCCGTGGCCCCGGACGATCCCGTCGACCCGGTGGTGCTCGTCACTTGGAGATCGGCTCCAGAACCTCACGGCCGCCGAGGTAGGGCCGCAGCATCTCCGGAACCCGTACCGAACCGTCGGCGAGCTGGTGGTTCTCCAGGATCGCGACGATGGTGCGCGGGACGGCGCACAGCGTGCCGTTCAGGGTCGCGAGCGGCTGGACCTTCTTGCCGTCGCGCATACGGACGGACAGCCGGCGGGCCTGGAAGCTGTTGCAGTTCGACGCCGAGGTCAGCTCGCGGTACTTGCCCTGGGTCGGGATCCACGCCTCGCAGTCGAACTTGCGGGAGGCCGAGGCGCCGAGGTCGCCGCTCGCCACGTCGATCACCTGGAAGGGCAGTTCGAGGCCGGTCAGCCACTGCTTCTCCCAGTCGAGGAGCCGCTGGTGCTCGCTCTCGGCGTCCGCGGGGTCGACGTACGAGAACATCTCGACCTTGTCGAACTGGTGCACGCGGAAGATGCCGCGGGTGTCCTTGCCGTAGGTGCCCGCCTCGCGGCGGAAGCACGGCGAGAAGCCGGCGTAGCGCATCGGCAGCTTGTCGGCGTCGAGGATCTCGTCCATGTGGTACGCCGCGAGGGGGACCTCGGAGGTGCCGACCAGGTAGTAGTCGTCCTTCTCCAGGTGGTACACGTTCTCCGCGGCCTGGCCGAGGAAGCCGGTGCCCTCCATGGCGCGCGGGCGGACCAGCGCCGGGGTCAGCATCGGAATGAAGCCGGCCTCGGTGGCCTGCGCGATCGCCGCGTTGACCAGGGCGAGCTCCAGGAGCGCGCCGACACCGGTCAGGTAGTAGAAGCGCGAGCCCGACACCTTGGCGCCGCGCTCGACGTCGATGGCGCCCAGCGCCTCACCCAGTTCCAGGTGGTCCTTGGGCTCGAAGCCCTCGGCGGCGAAGTCACGGATGGTGCCGTGCGTCTCCAGGACGACGAAGTCCTCCTCGCCGCCGACCGGGACGTCGGGGTGCACCAGGTTGCCGAGCCGGAGGAGGAGCCGCTTGGTCTCCTCGTCCGCCTCGTTCTGTTCGGCCTCGGCGGCCTTGACGTCGGCCTTGAGCTGCTCGGCCTTCTTCAACAGCTCGGCGCGCTCGTCCGGGGAGGCTTTGGGGATCAGCTTGCCGAGCGACTTCTGCTCGGAACGCAGCTCGTCGAAGCGGACGCCGGACGACCTGCGCCGCTCGTCGGCGGAGAGAAGGGAGTCGACGAGCGCGACATCCTCTCCACGGGCGCGCTGGGAGGCGCGAACACGGTCGGGGTCCTCACGGAGCAGGCGAAGGTCAATCACCCCTCAAGGCTACCGGTGCGGGCTTCCGCCCAACGACCCGATATTCCAGAGCGTGACCGCTGTCACGGTATGAGTGAAATGCCGGACCGAATCCCTTGATCACCGAACGGCGTCAAGGAAAAGGGTCCTACTCCCCGAAACGGGGCAGACGGTCCTTCATCGGTTGACCGGATTTCCTTGCGGGGGACGGGACTTGCGAGCCAAGTTGTCCACAGGGCTCGACCCCTGCCGAGAGTTATCCACAGGCTGTGTGGAAGATCTGTGGATGTCGGAATTGATCATTCCGAGTAGTCTTCGTCGGCTGACGAATTCCCGGTTCAAACCCTCCGTACGCCCACTTTCGGGTGTAAATGATTCCCTCTATAGGGTTGATCAATGGAAATGGGTAGACGAAGGGTGTCGTACGGGCTTGTGGAGGGACTTGGGTCCAGTAGCCGATTTGTCGATGATGTAGTGCTTCGTTGTCGACTTGTCCCCAGGTCGAGAAGCGCACCTGTGGATA
This genomic interval carries:
- a CDS encoding SGM_3592 family protein, with translation MATEEPRGDGREQAGNGSGGGPGDEHGDTAREPWDDLVLDENFVRSAETTEPSARARMLAARWREGGPDPQPWRSDEPPAGWFFSKGRRRRWRRK
- a CDS encoding ABC transporter permease, which encodes MYDPTVARLTYRGLLGRRRALILGILPVLLIVISLAVRSFSGADDQVASDLLGGFALATMVPIIGVIAGTGAIGPEIDDGSVVYLLAKPLKRPTIIFTKLIVAIAVTMAFSAVPTFIAGMILNGNGQQIAVAYTVAALVASIAYAAMFLLLGTVTRHAVVFGLVYALVWEALFGSLVSGARTLSVQQWALAVAHKVTGGELVTSDVSLPTATVLLVVVTVLATWYAGQRLRSLTLAGEE
- a CDS encoding HAD family hydrolase, producing the protein MTSTTGSTGSSGATGPGAFPYKLVATDLDGTLLRSDETVSARTRDALAAVTAAGAAHIVVTGRAVPWTRHILDDLGYRGLAVCGQGAQVYDAGEHRLLTSVTLDRQLAGLALAKIEAEVGPLLLAASRDGLDGEVLVGPGYRRRDGALPVVPLKDAADLWSAPLNKVYVQHPTLSDDELAAVAMEVAGGLVGVTMAGAGIVELLPLGLSKATGLSLAARRLGVKAADTIAFGDMPNDLPMFVWAARGVAMANAHDDLKTIADEVTSSNDEDGIAVVLERLLARS
- the serS gene encoding serine--tRNA ligase yields the protein MIDLRLLREDPDRVRASQRARGEDVALVDSLLSADERRRSSGVRFDELRSEQKSLGKLIPKASPDERAELLKKAEQLKADVKAAEAEQNEADEETKRLLLRLGNLVHPDVPVGGEEDFVVLETHGTIRDFAAEGFEPKDHLELGEALGAIDVERGAKVSGSRFYYLTGVGALLELALVNAAIAQATEAGFIPMLTPALVRPRAMEGTGFLGQAAENVYHLEKDDYYLVGTSEVPLAAYHMDEILDADKLPMRYAGFSPCFRREAGTYGKDTRGIFRVHQFDKVEMFSYVDPADAESEHQRLLDWEKQWLTGLELPFQVIDVASGDLGASASRKFDCEAWIPTQGKYRELTSASNCNSFQARRLSVRMRDGKKVQPLATLNGTLCAVPRTIVAILENHQLADGSVRVPEMLRPYLGGREVLEPISK